The Odocoileus virginianus isolate 20LAN1187 ecotype Illinois unplaced genomic scaffold, Ovbor_1.2 Unplaced_Scaffold_1, whole genome shotgun sequence genome window below encodes:
- the LOC110140101 gene encoding translationally-controlled tumor protein, producing the protein MIIYRDLISHDEMFSDIYKIREVADGLCLEVEGKMVSRTEGNIDDSLIGGNASAEGPEGEGTESTVITGVDIVMNHHLQETSFTKEAYKKYIKDYMKSIKGKLEEQRPERVKPFMTGAAEQIKHILANFKNYQFFIGENMNPDGMVALLDYREDGVTPYMIFFKDGLEMEKC; encoded by the coding sequence ATGATCATCTACCGGGACCTCATTAGCCATGACGAGATGTTCTCCGACATCTACAAGATCCGGGAGGTCGCGGACGGGCTGTGTCTGGAGGTGGAGGGGAAGATGGTCAGTAGGACAGAGGGTAACATCGATGACTCGCTCATTGGTGGAAATGCCTCCGCTGAAGGCCCCGAGGGCGAAGGTACCGAAAGCACAGTAATCACTGGTGTCGATATTGTCATGAACCATCACTTGCAGGAAACCAGCTTCACAAAAGAAGCCTACAAGAAGTACATCAAAGATTACATGAAGTCAATCAAAGGGAAACTTGAAGAACAGAGACCAGAAAGAGTAAAACCTTTTATGACAGGGGCTGCAGAACAAATCAAGCACATCCTTGCTAATTTCAAAAACTATCAGTTCTTTATTGGTGAAAACATGAATCCAGATGGCATGGTTGCTCTGCTGGACTACCGTGAGGATGGTGTAACCCCatatatgattttctttaagGATGGTTTAGAGATGGAAAAATGTTAA
- the LOC110140102 gene encoding small ribosomal subunit protein eS27-like, translated as MPLTKDLLHPSPEEKRKHKKKRLVQSPNSYFMDVKCPGCYKITTVFSHAQTVVLCVGCSTVLCQPTGGKARLTEGCSFRRKQH; from the coding sequence ATGCCTCTCACAAAGGATCTTCTTCATCCCTCtccagaagagaagaggaaacacaagAAGAAGCGCCTGGTGCAGAGCCCCAATTCCTATTTCATGGATGTAAAATGCCCAGGATGCTATAAAATCACCACCGTCTTTAGCCATGCACAAACAGTAGTTTTGTGTGTTGGCTGCTCTACTGTCCTCTGCCAGCCTACAGGAGGAAAAGCAAGGCTTACAGAAGGATGCTCCTTCAGACGGAAGCAGCACTAA